TTATTTTAGCGATTATAAAGAAATAAAGAAGAAATAGTAACTTTTCGTATAAGAAAAATTTTATACTAAATTCTTAAACTAATCGGACATAAAATATCTAAATTGAAACTGATTATATTTTATACGGAGTGTAAAATATGGGGTAACAATATATAGTAGATAAAAGAAAAAAAGATTTTATGTTATTGTAGAAATAGACTATTTAATGGTAAGTAAAATTTATTTAAAAGTTGAAAAATTTTACAATCATACCTTATAATATTAATTTAATATATCTTGTTTTGTAAACTCAATTGCTTTTCAGAATGAATAATTAAATGATTGAGAGGGTATTTTTATGATTTTTATTCCTAAGGAAGTTTACCCCAAAGAGACTCGAATACCAATAGTCCCTGATACGGTAAAAAAATTGGTAAAGTTAGGAGCCGAAGTATGCATTGAGTCTGATATGGGGTGGAGTTGTGGTTATTCGAATGAACAGTATATAGAAGCAGGAGCGAAAGTCGTATCACGAGAGGAAGGATTAAAAAATGCAGATATTGTTTTACGATTAAGAAAACCTCCTATTGAAGAAATAAAATTACAAAAGAGAGGTTCTCTGCATATTAGCTATTTGGAACCCTTCTTTGATTTTGCCATACAGGATGAATTTATTAAGAATGAAGTTAACGCAATATCTATGGAAATGATTCCGCGAACAACATTAGCCCAAAAGATGGACGCTTTGAGTTCACAAGCAAATTTAGCGGGTTATGTTGCGGTTATAGTTGCTGCGAATAGATTACCTATGGTATTTCCCATGATGATGACACCCGCAGGAACATTAAAACCAATTCGTATATTCATTATTGGTTGCGGTGTTGCTGGTTTGCAAGCAATAGCCACAGCGAAAAGATTAGGAGCCCGAGTTGATGCGTTTGATACAAGACCTGTGGTTGAAGAACAGGTATTATCGTTAGGAGCGAAATTCGTAAAAATTGATGTAGGACCCACCGGGCAGACAAAAGATGGTTATGCACTGGAACTTACGGAAGAACAGAAACAAAAGCAACGGGAAGGAATGAAAAAGGTTATAGCCCAATCGGATGTTGTCATTACAACAGCACAGGTTTTTGGTAAAAAGGCTCCATTATTGGTTACCAATGATATGATAAAGGCAATGCGACCGGGTAGTGTTATTGTAGACCTTGCTGCAG
The Candidatus Hydrogenedens sp. genome window above contains:
- a CDS encoding NAD(P) transhydrogenase subunit alpha, with product MIFIPKEVYPKETRIPIVPDTVKKLVKLGAEVCIESDMGWSCGYSNEQYIEAGAKVVSREEGLKNADIVLRLRKPPIEEIKLQKRGSLHISYLEPFFDFAIQDEFIKNEVNAISMEMIPRTTLAQKMDALSSQANLAGYVAVIVAANRLPMVFPMMMTPAGTLKPIRIFIIGCGVAGLQAIATAKRLGARVDAFDTRPVVEEQVLSLGAKFVKIDVGPTGQTKDGYALELTEEQKQKQREGMKKVIAQSDVVITTAQVFGKKAPLLVTNDMIKAMRPGSVIVDLAAETGGNVEGSKPGEEVIIDNVIVIGAENFPGRVAVHASQMYSANLGNLIEHFWNKETKSFNYKLEDEILNGCLIIHEGKLRNELIQKARS